A DNA window from Linepithema humile isolate Giens D197 chromosome 6, Lhum_UNIL_v1.0, whole genome shotgun sequence contains the following coding sequences:
- the LOC105671248 gene encoding zinc finger FYVE domain-containing protein 1, whose product MNTICKPIQPATASAIMMSLNDCLDDFDRLSEINTNYAFGIDNSPMKDFCRKCCNNNKSFLLDGQDLHYKGLQISNAEEFLKKLNCTEKDSKVKVVSIFGNTCDGKSHTMNQLFFKGEEVFQMSNNQNCCTLGVWAAFDPTLNVICLDTEGISCKKEHIRLLLEVLAVSDIVIYGIHSERLNRDLFTFLGAASCAYTRHFKAALQTIRQQEADSNSLSTLGPCVIVLHETKHSIPLTNNESESAEDILRSKFAQMSLEIDAFSSIKYVGLQKMNNATDYKELRSAIAMELKNTTVRSARKPYLVYNMLKNLNDEFSSETESFSSTLFPDQYFVCPVKCLSCDNGCNNGIGHLREGKPHSSNTRCKFQCQYENSIYICKRCYKNGNEIEVTRRYQEEDQNSWYSFAKNAWTGYVIDCAHCGEIYRSRQYWYGNNAEDVAIRKKITHVWSLPNHSITPHNTAQRVIDSVSYITEAVTNASLQPTKALKAWAADQVAPSYWRPNGEIKCCYKCKSLFSPSDDKHHCRDCGEGFCAQCSSKTKCVPSRNWYSPVRVCDACYEKESNYSSDDSLEPLEDVNVRKVTEHVVSTLTAVGTVINYSKSFIKDSVRPSYWTPDSKVVNCCVCERKFSTVLPLHHCRACGRGVCHECSQHRKPVPHRGWNNPVRVCNACV is encoded by the exons ATGAATACTATTTGTAAACCTATTCAGCCAGCAACAGCATCTGCAATTATGATGAGCCTAAACGATTGTTTGGACGACTTTGATCGGCTGAGTGAAATTAATACCAATTATGCTTTTGGAATTGATAATTCCCCAATGAAAGACTTTTGCAGaaaatgttgtaataataataaaagcttCTTGCTGGATGGACAAGATCTCCATTACAAAGGACTACAGATCTCTAATGCCGAGgagtttctaaaaaaattgaattgcaCAGAGAAAGATAGCAAAGTTAAGGTTGTTTCAATATTCGGAAACACATGCGACGGGAAAAGCCATACTATGAATCAGCTGTTTTTCAAAGGCGAGGAGGTATTTCAGATGTCCAATAACCAGAATTGCTGCACGTTAGGTGTTTGGGCGGCTTTTGATCCGACTCTCAATGTTATTTGCTTGGATACAGAAg GTATTAGTTGCAAAAAGGAGCACATAAGACTATTACTGGAAGTTCTCGCGGTATCTGATATTGTGATTTATGGTATTCATTCGGAAAGACTCAATAGGGACTTATTTACATTTCTGGGTGCTGCTTCGTGTGCCTACACTCGTCATTTTAAAGCAGCCTTGCAGACGATAAGACAGCAGGAGGCTGATTCCAACTCGCTGAGCACGCTTGGGCCATGTGTTATAGTGCTGCACGAGACTAAACACAGCATACCTTTGACCAACA atgagTCAGAGAGCGCAGAGGACATTTTGAGATCTAAATTCGCACAAATGAGCCTTGAGATCGATGCTTTCAGCTCTATCAAATACGTTGGTCTACAAAAGATGAACAACGCTACGGATTACAAGGAATTGCGTTCCGCAATTGCGATGGAATTGAAAAACACGACGGTCCGTTCAGCCAGAAAGCCATATTTAGTGTATAACATGCTTAAGAACTTGAACGATGAATTCTCTAGTGAAACCGAGAGCTTTTCCAGCACTCTGTTTCCAgatcaatattttgtatgtcCCGTTAAATGTTTGAGCTGTGATAACGGATGCAACAATGGCATAGGACACCTTCGTGAAGGAAAACCACACAGCAGTAACACCAG GTGCAAATTCCAGTGTCAATATGAAAATTCGATATACATATGCAAAAGATGTTACAAGAACGGAAATGAAATTGAAGTGACCAGACGGTACCAGGAAGAAGATCAAAATAGTTGGTACAGTTTCGCGAAAAATGCCTGGACTGGATATGTAATAGACTGCGCACATTGCGGAGAAATATACAGAAGCAGACAATATTGGTATGGCAATAATGCGGAGGATGTTGCTATACGCAAGAAGATTACTCACGTGTGGAGTTTG CCAAATCATTCCATAACGCCTCACAACACAGCCCAACGAGTCATTGATAGCGTTTCGTACATCACTGAAGCCGTCACGAACGCTTCGTTGCAGCCTACGAAAGCGTTGAAAGCTTGGGCTGCGGATCAAGTGGCGCCTTCTTATTGGCGACCAAATGGCGAGATAAAATGCTGCTACAAGTGCAAGTCCCTGTTCAGTCCATCGGACGACAAACACCATTGTCGCGATTGCGGAGAGGGTTTCTGCGCGCAGTGTTCGTCGAAAACCAAATGCGTGCCTAGCAGAAATTGGTACTCGCCCGTGCGAGTCTGCGACGCATGCTATGAGAAGGAAAGCAATTATTCCAGCGATGATTCTCTCGAACCTCTCGAAGATGTCAACGTACGAAAGGTGACGGAACACGTAGTGTCCACTTTGACCGCTGTAGGGACCGTTATAAACTACTCCAAGT CGTTCATAAAAGATTCTGTTCGACCATCCTACTGGACGCCGGATTCGAAGGTCGTTAACTGTTGCGTCTGCGAGCGCAAGTTTTCCACCGTACTCCCTTTACACCATTGTAGGGCTTGTGGCCGCGGAGTGTGTCACGAATGTTCGCAGCATCGTAAACCAGTGCCACACAGAGGGTGGAATAACCCTGTTAGGGTATGCAACGCTTGTGTTTGA
- the Rbpn-5 gene encoding rab GTPase-binding effector protein 1 isoform X2 has translation MENQHDRAVTANGDSTSASHDSQTKANRLELENIKMREEFNVQRAKMKELFLQKEEELKRRLEENIGLQKEIQRLKNELDEAKSQLLVADLKTQNDIMMEKRKAEEEIASLRQVIHETVEESSCSRKQLVTEISKLQLTLSKLQDENALLKTQLPRDPPTDGPQISLSTVTKTLARKVVSQLGADSLSLGPDNLEESMRKVKRYAQEDAEVLRSLVVPLEEEIKALKEKLRSTDDELQKCKEVLLKRRQQEPGTSEPSCDMCANYEAQLVKVEATTKDLEKQLLNSERMLQAQKEDLAKEVEFRKEMEEKWNEKKEEHKIKVAELMVTSQTAQKNLLELKKTFEQFQRSVSDELCKLTRGREEVQRHLIVLQKENENLVGKHSKHSQQLQSESINMPNTVEELHISLLKMREDLITARVAQEVAQEKEETLRYEVTLLREQMEQESRVKEQDNSVLKNEISGLRVQLDKYIKDHRLLADREEKLDRLEKQLQKVQKEKEDAESAMIELRQRVMSLQQELDTSEAVQKDFVRLSQSLQVQLERIRQAGSEVRWQHEEDVEECPSCHTTFSVTKKKIHCRHCGHIFCQSCLSHVVNSGPKQRPSRVCDVCHTLLVQDTAPYFSQEPPHTPD, from the exons ATGGAGAACCAACACGATCGAGCGGTCACCGCGAACGGAGATAGTACGTCAGCGAGTCACG ATTCACAGACAAAGGCCAACAGATTGGAgttggaaaatattaaaatgcgaGAGGAGTTTAATGTACAAAGGGCTAAGATGAAAGAATTGTTTCTTCAGAAAGAAG AAGAACTAAAACGGAGACTTGAAGAAAACATAGGATTGCAAAAGGAAATTcagagattaaaaaatgagCTCGATGAAGCTAAAAGTCAACTACTTGTTGCGGATCTTAAGacacaaaatgatattatgaTGGAGAAAAGGAAAGCTGAAGAGGAGATAGCATCTTTACGACAGGTTATACATGAAACAGTGGAGGAGTCCTCTTGCTCAAGGAAGCAGCTTGTCACCGAAATATCCAAGTTACAATTAACTCTTTCTAAGCTTCAAGATGAGAATGCGCTGTTGAAAACGCAATTGCCGCGCGATCCGCCAACAGATGGACCACAAATTTCGTTGTCTACAGTAACCAAAACATTAGCTAGAAAAGTGGTTTCACAATTAGGCGCAGATTCTTTATCTTTAGGTCCTGATAATTTAGAGGAAAGCATGCGGAAGGTAAAAAGATAT GCACAAGAAGATGCAGAAGTTTTACGTTCACTGGTTGTGCCACTCGAGGAGGaaataaaagctttaaaagaaaaattaaggtCAACCGATGACGAActacaaaaatgtaaagaagTTTTATTAAAGAGACGGCAGCAAGAACCCGGCACTTCTGAGCCGTCGTGTGATATGTGTGCGAATTATGAAGCACAATTAGTCAAAGTGGAAGCGACTACCAAGGATTTGGAGAAACAGTTGTTGAATTCTGAACGTATGCTGCAAGCTCAAAAGGAGGATCTAGCTAAGGAGGTGGAATTTCGTaaagaaatggaagaaaaatggaacgagaagaaagaagagCACAAAATCAAAGTTGCAGAACTCATGGTTACCTCGCAGAcggcgcaaaaaaatttgttagagTTAAAAAAGACATTCGAACAATTTCAAAGGAGTGTGTCTGACGAACTCTGTAAATTGACACGAGGCAGAGAGGAAGTGCAGCGACATCTCATTGT ACTGCAGAAGGAAAATGAGAATCTTGTGGGTAAACATAGCAAGCATTCGCAACAACTCCAAAGTGAAAGTATCAACATGCCAAATACTGTTGAGGAATTGCATATTAGCCTTTTAAAGATGCGCGAAGATTTAATTACAGCAAGAGTAGCTCAGGAAGTTGCGCAGGAGAAGGAGGAGACACTGCGATACGAAGTCACTCTGCTGAGGGAACAAATGGAGCAAGAGAGTAGAGTTAAGGAACAAGATAATTCTGTGTTAAAGAATGAAATAAGTGGACTGAG AGTACAGTTAgataagtatataaaagatCATCGGCTTCTCGCTGATAGAGAGGAGAAACTTGATCGGCTAGAAAAACAATTGCAGAAAGTTCAAAAAGAGAAGGAAGATGCGGAATCGGCTATGATTGAGCTACGACAGAGAGTTATGAGTCTACAGCAGGAATTAGATACTAGTGAGGCAGTGCAAAAGGACTTTGTCAGATTGTCACAATCATTGCAG GTACAATTGGAAAGGATTAGGCAAGCAGGCAGCGAAGTAAGATGGCAACACGAAGAGGACGTTGAAGAATGTCCTAGTTGCCACACTACGTTCTCAGTCACAAAAAAGAAG ATACATTGCCGTCATTGTGGCCATATATTTTGTCAATCTTGCCTCTCACACGTTGTGAACAGTGGGCCGAAACAAAGACCATCCAGAGTCTGTGATGTTTGTCATACTTTGTTAGTGCAAGATACCGCACCATATTTCAGCCAGGAGCCTCCGCATACACCTGACTAA
- the Rbpn-5 gene encoding rab GTPase-binding effector protein 1 isoform X4, which yields MENQHDRAVTANGDKDSQTKANRLELENIKMREEFNVQRAKMKELFLQKEEELKRRLEENIGLQKEIQRLKNELDEAKSQLLVADLKTQNDIMMEKRKAEEEIASLRQVIHETVEESSCSRKQLVTEISKLQLTLSKLQDENALLKTQLPRDPPTDGPQISLSTVTKTLARKVVSQLGADSLSLGPDNLEESMRKVKRYAQEDAEVLRSLVVPLEEEIKALKEKLRSTDDELQKCKEVLLKRRQQEPGTSEPSCDMCANYEAQLVKVEATTKDLEKQLLNSERMLQAQKEDLAKEVEFRKEMEEKWNEKKEEHKIKVAELMVTSQTAQKNLLELKKTFEQFQRSVSDELCKLTRGREEVQRHLIVLQKENENLVGKHSKHSQQLQSESINMPNTVEELHISLLKMREDLITARVAQEVAQEKEETLRYEVTLLREQMEQESRVKEQDNSVLKNEISGLRVQLDKYIKDHRLLADREEKLDRLEKQLQKVQKEKEDAESAMIELRQRVMSLQQELDTSEAVQKDFVRLSQSLQVQLERIRQAGSEVRWQHEEDVEECPSCHTTFSVTKKKIHCRHCGHIFCQSCLSHVVNSGPKQRPSRVCDVCHTLLVQDTAPYFSQEPPHTPD from the exons ATGGAGAACCAACACGATCGAGCGGTCACCGCGAACGGAGATA AAGATTCACAGACAAAGGCCAACAGATTGGAgttggaaaatattaaaatgcgaGAGGAGTTTAATGTACAAAGGGCTAAGATGAAAGAATTGTTTCTTCAGAAAGAAG AAGAACTAAAACGGAGACTTGAAGAAAACATAGGATTGCAAAAGGAAATTcagagattaaaaaatgagCTCGATGAAGCTAAAAGTCAACTACTTGTTGCGGATCTTAAGacacaaaatgatattatgaTGGAGAAAAGGAAAGCTGAAGAGGAGATAGCATCTTTACGACAGGTTATACATGAAACAGTGGAGGAGTCCTCTTGCTCAAGGAAGCAGCTTGTCACCGAAATATCCAAGTTACAATTAACTCTTTCTAAGCTTCAAGATGAGAATGCGCTGTTGAAAACGCAATTGCCGCGCGATCCGCCAACAGATGGACCACAAATTTCGTTGTCTACAGTAACCAAAACATTAGCTAGAAAAGTGGTTTCACAATTAGGCGCAGATTCTTTATCTTTAGGTCCTGATAATTTAGAGGAAAGCATGCGGAAGGTAAAAAGATAT GCACAAGAAGATGCAGAAGTTTTACGTTCACTGGTTGTGCCACTCGAGGAGGaaataaaagctttaaaagaaaaattaaggtCAACCGATGACGAActacaaaaatgtaaagaagTTTTATTAAAGAGACGGCAGCAAGAACCCGGCACTTCTGAGCCGTCGTGTGATATGTGTGCGAATTATGAAGCACAATTAGTCAAAGTGGAAGCGACTACCAAGGATTTGGAGAAACAGTTGTTGAATTCTGAACGTATGCTGCAAGCTCAAAAGGAGGATCTAGCTAAGGAGGTGGAATTTCGTaaagaaatggaagaaaaatggaacgagaagaaagaagagCACAAAATCAAAGTTGCAGAACTCATGGTTACCTCGCAGAcggcgcaaaaaaatttgttagagTTAAAAAAGACATTCGAACAATTTCAAAGGAGTGTGTCTGACGAACTCTGTAAATTGACACGAGGCAGAGAGGAAGTGCAGCGACATCTCATTGT ACTGCAGAAGGAAAATGAGAATCTTGTGGGTAAACATAGCAAGCATTCGCAACAACTCCAAAGTGAAAGTATCAACATGCCAAATACTGTTGAGGAATTGCATATTAGCCTTTTAAAGATGCGCGAAGATTTAATTACAGCAAGAGTAGCTCAGGAAGTTGCGCAGGAGAAGGAGGAGACACTGCGATACGAAGTCACTCTGCTGAGGGAACAAATGGAGCAAGAGAGTAGAGTTAAGGAACAAGATAATTCTGTGTTAAAGAATGAAATAAGTGGACTGAG AGTACAGTTAgataagtatataaaagatCATCGGCTTCTCGCTGATAGAGAGGAGAAACTTGATCGGCTAGAAAAACAATTGCAGAAAGTTCAAAAAGAGAAGGAAGATGCGGAATCGGCTATGATTGAGCTACGACAGAGAGTTATGAGTCTACAGCAGGAATTAGATACTAGTGAGGCAGTGCAAAAGGACTTTGTCAGATTGTCACAATCATTGCAG GTACAATTGGAAAGGATTAGGCAAGCAGGCAGCGAAGTAAGATGGCAACACGAAGAGGACGTTGAAGAATGTCCTAGTTGCCACACTACGTTCTCAGTCACAAAAAAGAAG ATACATTGCCGTCATTGTGGCCATATATTTTGTCAATCTTGCCTCTCACACGTTGTGAACAGTGGGCCGAAACAAAGACCATCCAGAGTCTGTGATGTTTGTCATACTTTGTTAGTGCAAGATACCGCACCATATTTCAGCCAGGAGCCTCCGCATACACCTGACTAA
- the Rbpn-5 gene encoding rab GTPase-binding effector protein 1 isoform X1: protein MENQHDRAVTANGDSTSASHEDSQTKANRLELENIKMREEFNVQRAKMKELFLQKEEELKRRLEENIGLQKEIQRLKNELDEAKSQLLVADLKTQNDIMMEKRKAEEEIASLRQVIHETVEESSCSRKQLVTEISKLQLTLSKLQDENALLKTQLPRDPPTDGPQISLSTVTKTLARKVVSQLGADSLSLGPDNLEESMRKVKRYAQEDAEVLRSLVVPLEEEIKALKEKLRSTDDELQKCKEVLLKRRQQEPGTSEPSCDMCANYEAQLVKVEATTKDLEKQLLNSERMLQAQKEDLAKEVEFRKEMEEKWNEKKEEHKIKVAELMVTSQTAQKNLLELKKTFEQFQRSVSDELCKLTRGREEVQRHLIVLQKENENLVGKHSKHSQQLQSESINMPNTVEELHISLLKMREDLITARVAQEVAQEKEETLRYEVTLLREQMEQESRVKEQDNSVLKNEISGLRVQLDKYIKDHRLLADREEKLDRLEKQLQKVQKEKEDAESAMIELRQRVMSLQQELDTSEAVQKDFVRLSQSLQVQLERIRQAGSEVRWQHEEDVEECPSCHTTFSVTKKKIHCRHCGHIFCQSCLSHVVNSGPKQRPSRVCDVCHTLLVQDTAPYFSQEPPHTPD from the exons ATGGAGAACCAACACGATCGAGCGGTCACCGCGAACGGAGATAGTACGTCAGCGAGTCACG AAGATTCACAGACAAAGGCCAACAGATTGGAgttggaaaatattaaaatgcgaGAGGAGTTTAATGTACAAAGGGCTAAGATGAAAGAATTGTTTCTTCAGAAAGAAG AAGAACTAAAACGGAGACTTGAAGAAAACATAGGATTGCAAAAGGAAATTcagagattaaaaaatgagCTCGATGAAGCTAAAAGTCAACTACTTGTTGCGGATCTTAAGacacaaaatgatattatgaTGGAGAAAAGGAAAGCTGAAGAGGAGATAGCATCTTTACGACAGGTTATACATGAAACAGTGGAGGAGTCCTCTTGCTCAAGGAAGCAGCTTGTCACCGAAATATCCAAGTTACAATTAACTCTTTCTAAGCTTCAAGATGAGAATGCGCTGTTGAAAACGCAATTGCCGCGCGATCCGCCAACAGATGGACCACAAATTTCGTTGTCTACAGTAACCAAAACATTAGCTAGAAAAGTGGTTTCACAATTAGGCGCAGATTCTTTATCTTTAGGTCCTGATAATTTAGAGGAAAGCATGCGGAAGGTAAAAAGATAT GCACAAGAAGATGCAGAAGTTTTACGTTCACTGGTTGTGCCACTCGAGGAGGaaataaaagctttaaaagaaaaattaaggtCAACCGATGACGAActacaaaaatgtaaagaagTTTTATTAAAGAGACGGCAGCAAGAACCCGGCACTTCTGAGCCGTCGTGTGATATGTGTGCGAATTATGAAGCACAATTAGTCAAAGTGGAAGCGACTACCAAGGATTTGGAGAAACAGTTGTTGAATTCTGAACGTATGCTGCAAGCTCAAAAGGAGGATCTAGCTAAGGAGGTGGAATTTCGTaaagaaatggaagaaaaatggaacgagaagaaagaagagCACAAAATCAAAGTTGCAGAACTCATGGTTACCTCGCAGAcggcgcaaaaaaatttgttagagTTAAAAAAGACATTCGAACAATTTCAAAGGAGTGTGTCTGACGAACTCTGTAAATTGACACGAGGCAGAGAGGAAGTGCAGCGACATCTCATTGT ACTGCAGAAGGAAAATGAGAATCTTGTGGGTAAACATAGCAAGCATTCGCAACAACTCCAAAGTGAAAGTATCAACATGCCAAATACTGTTGAGGAATTGCATATTAGCCTTTTAAAGATGCGCGAAGATTTAATTACAGCAAGAGTAGCTCAGGAAGTTGCGCAGGAGAAGGAGGAGACACTGCGATACGAAGTCACTCTGCTGAGGGAACAAATGGAGCAAGAGAGTAGAGTTAAGGAACAAGATAATTCTGTGTTAAAGAATGAAATAAGTGGACTGAG AGTACAGTTAgataagtatataaaagatCATCGGCTTCTCGCTGATAGAGAGGAGAAACTTGATCGGCTAGAAAAACAATTGCAGAAAGTTCAAAAAGAGAAGGAAGATGCGGAATCGGCTATGATTGAGCTACGACAGAGAGTTATGAGTCTACAGCAGGAATTAGATACTAGTGAGGCAGTGCAAAAGGACTTTGTCAGATTGTCACAATCATTGCAG GTACAATTGGAAAGGATTAGGCAAGCAGGCAGCGAAGTAAGATGGCAACACGAAGAGGACGTTGAAGAATGTCCTAGTTGCCACACTACGTTCTCAGTCACAAAAAAGAAG ATACATTGCCGTCATTGTGGCCATATATTTTGTCAATCTTGCCTCTCACACGTTGTGAACAGTGGGCCGAAACAAAGACCATCCAGAGTCTGTGATGTTTGTCATACTTTGTTAGTGCAAGATACCGCACCATATTTCAGCCAGGAGCCTCCGCATACACCTGACTAA
- the Rbpn-5 gene encoding rab GTPase-binding effector protein 1 isoform X3 has product MENQHDRAVTANGDSTSASHEDSQTKANRLELENIKMREEFNVQRAKMKELFLQKEEELKRRLEENIGLQKEIQRLKNELDEAKSQLLVADLKTQNDIMMEKRKAEEEIASLRQVIHETVEESSCSRKQLVTEISKLQLTLSKLQDENALLKTQLPRDPPTDGPQISLSTVTKTLARKVVSQLGADSLSLGPDNLEESMRKAQEDAEVLRSLVVPLEEEIKALKEKLRSTDDELQKCKEVLLKRRQQEPGTSEPSCDMCANYEAQLVKVEATTKDLEKQLLNSERMLQAQKEDLAKEVEFRKEMEEKWNEKKEEHKIKVAELMVTSQTAQKNLLELKKTFEQFQRSVSDELCKLTRGREEVQRHLIVLQKENENLVGKHSKHSQQLQSESINMPNTVEELHISLLKMREDLITARVAQEVAQEKEETLRYEVTLLREQMEQESRVKEQDNSVLKNEISGLRVQLDKYIKDHRLLADREEKLDRLEKQLQKVQKEKEDAESAMIELRQRVMSLQQELDTSEAVQKDFVRLSQSLQVQLERIRQAGSEVRWQHEEDVEECPSCHTTFSVTKKKIHCRHCGHIFCQSCLSHVVNSGPKQRPSRVCDVCHTLLVQDTAPYFSQEPPHTPD; this is encoded by the exons ATGGAGAACCAACACGATCGAGCGGTCACCGCGAACGGAGATAGTACGTCAGCGAGTCACG AAGATTCACAGACAAAGGCCAACAGATTGGAgttggaaaatattaaaatgcgaGAGGAGTTTAATGTACAAAGGGCTAAGATGAAAGAATTGTTTCTTCAGAAAGAAG AAGAACTAAAACGGAGACTTGAAGAAAACATAGGATTGCAAAAGGAAATTcagagattaaaaaatgagCTCGATGAAGCTAAAAGTCAACTACTTGTTGCGGATCTTAAGacacaaaatgatattatgaTGGAGAAAAGGAAAGCTGAAGAGGAGATAGCATCTTTACGACAGGTTATACATGAAACAGTGGAGGAGTCCTCTTGCTCAAGGAAGCAGCTTGTCACCGAAATATCCAAGTTACAATTAACTCTTTCTAAGCTTCAAGATGAGAATGCGCTGTTGAAAACGCAATTGCCGCGCGATCCGCCAACAGATGGACCACAAATTTCGTTGTCTACAGTAACCAAAACATTAGCTAGAAAAGTGGTTTCACAATTAGGCGCAGATTCTTTATCTTTAGGTCCTGATAATTTAGAGGAAAGCATGCGGAAG GCACAAGAAGATGCAGAAGTTTTACGTTCACTGGTTGTGCCACTCGAGGAGGaaataaaagctttaaaagaaaaattaaggtCAACCGATGACGAActacaaaaatgtaaagaagTTTTATTAAAGAGACGGCAGCAAGAACCCGGCACTTCTGAGCCGTCGTGTGATATGTGTGCGAATTATGAAGCACAATTAGTCAAAGTGGAAGCGACTACCAAGGATTTGGAGAAACAGTTGTTGAATTCTGAACGTATGCTGCAAGCTCAAAAGGAGGATCTAGCTAAGGAGGTGGAATTTCGTaaagaaatggaagaaaaatggaacgagaagaaagaagagCACAAAATCAAAGTTGCAGAACTCATGGTTACCTCGCAGAcggcgcaaaaaaatttgttagagTTAAAAAAGACATTCGAACAATTTCAAAGGAGTGTGTCTGACGAACTCTGTAAATTGACACGAGGCAGAGAGGAAGTGCAGCGACATCTCATTGT ACTGCAGAAGGAAAATGAGAATCTTGTGGGTAAACATAGCAAGCATTCGCAACAACTCCAAAGTGAAAGTATCAACATGCCAAATACTGTTGAGGAATTGCATATTAGCCTTTTAAAGATGCGCGAAGATTTAATTACAGCAAGAGTAGCTCAGGAAGTTGCGCAGGAGAAGGAGGAGACACTGCGATACGAAGTCACTCTGCTGAGGGAACAAATGGAGCAAGAGAGTAGAGTTAAGGAACAAGATAATTCTGTGTTAAAGAATGAAATAAGTGGACTGAG AGTACAGTTAgataagtatataaaagatCATCGGCTTCTCGCTGATAGAGAGGAGAAACTTGATCGGCTAGAAAAACAATTGCAGAAAGTTCAAAAAGAGAAGGAAGATGCGGAATCGGCTATGATTGAGCTACGACAGAGAGTTATGAGTCTACAGCAGGAATTAGATACTAGTGAGGCAGTGCAAAAGGACTTTGTCAGATTGTCACAATCATTGCAG GTACAATTGGAAAGGATTAGGCAAGCAGGCAGCGAAGTAAGATGGCAACACGAAGAGGACGTTGAAGAATGTCCTAGTTGCCACACTACGTTCTCAGTCACAAAAAAGAAG ATACATTGCCGTCATTGTGGCCATATATTTTGTCAATCTTGCCTCTCACACGTTGTGAACAGTGGGCCGAAACAAAGACCATCCAGAGTCTGTGATGTTTGTCATACTTTGTTAGTGCAAGATACCGCACCATATTTCAGCCAGGAGCCTCCGCATACACCTGACTAA